The nucleotide sequence AGCACCGCCTCATATGTTAAAAGTTTattccaaaacaaaaaagttcCATCGACTAAAATGGCTTCTTTCCTCTCCAGGCATCCCCAGTGGTACCACCTGttcaggaaggaagaagaggttgGCGTTGCCTGAGCTTCCAGAGGTCAAGCCTGGGTAAGTGACTAAATTTTTCCTAGTCATTTTTATTCACCGTTTTTTACGGTATTTTTGGTCTGTAACTTACCCAATGAGGGGTCGGTGTTGTTGAGTACATTTTGGTTAAATACGTAattcatttatacaaatatttttagtttttttagttttattatttttatttttttatttttagtatttttatttttagtatttttatttttattaaaataaaaataaattcacaatttGCTTATAAAAGTAACGTGAAAACTCCTTTGGACTCTTCAGTTAAAACCTgattaaaggtaaaaatcttttacataagtaaatatatatgagtgaaGGTTAATAATGCTTTGTGGAATGGGAAAGAAAGAACATACAGGAATTCCATACAAAGATGAGGGAGTGGCTTATGGAGAAGTATGTagtatagaccagaaaactaatTGATACAGGATAAAGATTAATGAAAGGGCAAAACTTTTTATAAGtattgtttttaagatttttttcacaATATCCATTTTCCCTAAATATaacctaaaaaaataatgtaaattttttttaaatgtctcatGGATTTCAGTAATGTTTTAGTGCTTTCATATGACTATAGCTTAACTTATATTACTTGTGAATAGTGAACAATcactgaaaattttgtttatcGATTGTTTGCGAATACTAAATTTTGTTTGAATTGTCATTAAAAATTCCGTATATCGAATGTTCGCAGATACTAAACTTTCCTTAAATCGCCATTATACTTAAATGATTTGTATTTCCCATTTCCCTCAAAGGAACTTCGAGGAGAGCCTCGACTCCTCCGCCGACACGAAAGAGGAGACCAGTGCTGGAGTCAGCAGCAGCGACGGCATCCAGAAGCTGGTCATCTGGAAGACTTCCACCACCACCCTGACCTTCACGTCCTCTTCCACCATCTCTGGAacgactctctccctctcctattACTGCACTGCATCGGGCATCAGCGCCCCTTCAGCTTGTGGTTAAATCAGGAACAGATCTGGCAAGATGTCCTTTTAGCGATGGCGACCGGTACGAAGGATGTAAGATCTCGCAAGATGTTTCCCGTACGGATTTACCGTCTTCCTTTTTTTCCAGAGTCCTTCACACTAGTTCTCTGGAAAatgtacttaatttatttttgttgattgttATGTTTTATTGTACAGTTACACTTGAATAGAAAATGGACTTGTATTTTGTACAGCAATTagctttaaattaataaaaaccaaataaaaatgctATTGTTATCACTGGCATACTGAGAAATTCTTGTCGTCATTGTGAGGCATCGacttaaacaagaaaatgattttttaaacagAGCTGATCCTTCAGTGAATGCAAACTTAGgcgtctttcttttcatttcaagatcatttattaaaatctGAAGTTCCTgcgctacaacaacaacaatacaacTAAGACatcacattttcttatttttgaacaATAATATGGAAACAAATATTGGAAGATTCTTGAACAATCGTGGAAAATAAAGTGAGACTTACGAACAATGAGAAATCTGTGTCTACGTGGTTTGCAATAGGGGGAGACGCATCACAAAAAAATTTAGATGCACTCCAACATCTGTTAAGAAGATCAACACTGTCTTATCAATGAATAATCTTAAATATGGAAACATGCTAAGCATATAAACTGCCATTGATCCCAAGGACTAAAGAGAAACTGTCACAATATACCATCACTTAGTATGTGGGTGGGAAGGCCATCAAACgagaaaaaagcattaaaaagcaTCCCTTTCAAAGGGTCactaacactaaaataaaatgataacccTCAGTATTTCCAGCTGCTTTACCCTAATGTCATCATTAATCTGGAGAAAAAGCATTGATccttgaagagagaaagaacaaaattaatcATGAGGGTATTCCCTCATAACTTATCAGAGACGTCTCCACTATCATAGAAATCAAGTTGCCTTGGTCCAACACTTCACTGAAAATCATGACCGCAGACCTAAAGTTGGACAGCTGATTGAAGGGACAGAAATCATTCACATCGAATCGAGGTTTATTCAGTTCCTCTACCACAGAGTTACGTATGAGTTTAGTCTGATTATATTCTGCCTTCGATACAGAGACGCTTATATTTTTAACAAGGAATAGTGCTAAGAGgaataataacacaaaaacaacgtcaacaataatgaataaagaatacaTGTTAGTGGGGATAATATCTAtgtttacaaatttatatttatatatactcacacaaacacacacacacaacacacacacacacacacacacacatatatatatatatatatatatatatatatatatatatatatatatatatatatatatatatatatatatatatatatatgtatatatatatatatatatatatatatatatatatatataaacagatattcatatattatatatgtatatatgtatgtatatatatacttatatttatatatataaataattgtatatctgtttatatatatatatatatatatatatatatatatatatgtttatatatatatatatatatatatatatatatatatatatatatatatatatgtgtgtgtgtgtgtgtgtgtgtgtgtatttaatgtatatgtgtaattaatttatatatatatatatatatatatatatatatatatatatatatatatatattatatatataatatatattaatatagattaTATGAACATAATTAAAGGCGatgaatacctttagcttttAAATCACAATATTAAAGAAATTCTAAGAACATGATAATATTTTCCCATTAATTAAAACGTGTATTATCTTAAAAAATCTGACCTACCAAGTAATCGGTGAAGTTTCTAACTTTGCAGCAATGGtgtttaaaacaaaatgtgaCATGGAACTCTATACAGTCGGTAAAAATCTCAGGATTCGAGGGAGCAGACGCACGAAGACTTCAAGTCAAATAATAAGACGCGTCTTAGATGACTGGTGTAAGATACTTCTCAGTCTATTTATATCTGAACGAGGTGGCCTTTTCCTAGACACGTATTTAGCAGTGGTTTTTGTTGTTCGTTGATATTAGTTTCCGACGAGTTATTGGACGAAGCTATTACGTTCTTCCTTCTTGTTCGCCGTGGGCAAAAGACAATTGTGGTTTCGACGTGAACTTTGCAGAAATCATTACACAGAGCGTCGAAGTTTTCAGGATCTGAAGTGGATTCAATGTAAGTTTGtacatttatgtttgtatatctgAGGCCTCACAACGCATGCAGTCGAAAGTTTAGTTATAAAATGGGTTTCATAGAATTCACGTTTGCACTGGCGTagcttaaagaatattttatgacTGATCTTAATCTCTTCGGCTGTCAGCGTCGGTGCTAAAAAAAAGTGCTGGCAAGTcactcagtttttagttttctgaatagaaaactattgtgccgtcttggtctgtccgtccgcacttttttctgcctgcactttttctgtccgccttgagatcttaaaaattacctaggctagagggctgcaaattgctatgttgatcatccaccctccattcatgaaacatacaaaattccagccctctagccttagtagtttttattttatttaaagttaagattagccataatcgagcgtctggcaacgatataggccaggccaccaccgggtcgaggttaaagtttcatgggcagcttTATACCAaggccaccggaagatagatctattttcagtggccttgattatacactaaacagaaaacgcattttttacttgttttgttgtgAAATTACACTATCAATATGCCAGATGTGGTATTTAGTATTACAAATCCCTCATTTTAGAATACTAACATGGTTCATGAATCTAACACATCAGTTTCATCCCTTGGCAACCTAAGGTACACAATACTATTTTATATCTTTCTAGGAATCAATACGAAATTATATTCTTTGGCGAGAGAAAGGCAAGAAAATTCAGAACGTTGGTTTCTGTACGAACCTGTTACTTGAAACCCGTGCATGTTACGTTCTGACAACACCGACCGCACTTCATTTTCCAAAACATTTATagattgtaaaatatattctcGATTCATTTAACTTTCTTACTGGAAAATTCCGGTAAATGTTGCGATGTCAGAGACAAGATTAATTAGCTTATTGTGACGGGAGAAAATGGTCTTTATTCCAGCTATGAAAATGAGATCAAAGTTGAAGTTACTGTTAGGCAATATTCTGTTCTCCCACACAGCATCTGTGatcattaaacattctgaataatattcaAATAGTATGAAACAAAATCTCGCTGTTTTCAATTCATTAAAAGAAGTTAAGTACTATCCTTCGGAAAATGTTCAGTaactttattcaaataaaatcgCTTGCTCGAAAAATGTACTTGCTTTAAGTACACAGAGATGGAAATTCGAAATAAATTATGCCAAAATCCTCCATTTAGTACACAAGCACACAGGCGTTTTAATTTAGAACATATTCAGTTTTATAGTAATTCTTATTCAGTGTGGCCTGTCACGCATTTTATATGACCTACAGATATATTCTATTGTACATTCGTcacaaaggaaaagcaaaagaaagaatgATTATATGTTTTCTTACGTCatacattatgatttttttatgaagaacttTTAACAGAATATATCGGTAGAGCTAAAAGCTTCGTTTTGGTGGTAAATGTTATTTTGATAACCCATCATCATTCACCGATCCAGAGCTCCTATTATGAATGTCTTTATTTATCAAAAGACTCCAGTCTCTTGCTCTATAGAGAGCTAAAGCAAATATGATTATAATACTACAAATCACCCATCCTTTTCCTGGATGACTTGTAATCTTACCTGTGGTGGAATCATTAGCCATACCTCGGGGCACAATTACTTCTCTTGCCAAGGAGCTTTGATAAAACTTACAATAGCCGTAACTCCATCATTTACCTTTGATAGATCTTACAATTGACGCAAGTATCAAGTACCTTTGATATATGTTACAGTAGCCGTAACATATCAATTACCTTTGATAAATCTTACAATAGACGCAAGTATCAATCACCTTTGATATATGTTACAGTAGCCGTAACATTATCAATTACCTTTGATAAATCTTACACTGGCCATAACATTATCAATTACCTTAACAGAACTGTCAAAATTACCAtaagaaattttgattttatcttgTCAGTATTTCTAAACATTCTATTTAGTCCAAGTTGCTGTAggcaatattttctttcactccTATCCTAATCTGATCGAATTAAACATTACCAGCACTTACTGAAATAAGATCATGAATCTTTATTTGGATGAAGGGGACATCTTTTGTTTTTTGCCAGGAAAAATACTCCCTGACTTTTTTTCAAAGAGGTTCAAACTGATCCGAACTTCAATTTTCTCAAAAGtttaccagtttcttttttttttttttcaaaataatcttatttaatgGGGAGAACTGGCAATAATTTGATACTATAGTCACTTGACGCAGtaaaattttgaagaataaacGAGTTTTTAGTTCTGTAAGTTTGTAGGAACCTGCTCGAAGAACAGCAACATCAAGGTATTCAACCATTATCAGTCTAAGTTGACTCAAGATATCTTATGGATGATATTCAGCACAAGGGCTTTGCTTCAGAAGATCTTGAATtccatgaaaaacaataaatacaatatagTACAGTATCTGAAACAGTAACATGCTGGGATTTTCGTATTAGATACCctccaaatgaaaataaaatcataatttgtcGATTTCTCTGAAAGACTTATTCTTACCTTTAGATTTCAACGACCCAAGGAGTTAGCTATCTCCTTTCCTCAAAGTACCATTTAGCATATCTCCCTCAAGAGCGCATAGAGAAATTGCTTCCTTCTTTGGGGCTATAAATATCTGGAATAATCCTTGGGGTTGCGACAAACCTTTGAAGAAGTAGATTTAGCCTTGTGATACCATCTGAAATTCTTTCACAGTGTTTAACAAAGTTTCTTGTATGGTTTGCgattactttgtttttctttatcgtTGAGGGGTGGGGGTCTATTCATAGGATGTGCTTTCAGTTTCTTATTAGAGTAATCCTCTGATTTTATACTCTTTCTTCAAACGGCAATTGCTTTATCTTTCGAAACACTTATttattgttcagagagagagagagagagagaggaatatatatacatacatgtgtgtgtgtgtgtttgtgtttctgtgcGCGCAGGTGTTAGCTTATGTAAGATGGGTAagttcatctgtgtgtgtgtgtgtgtacaggattgACATGCCCATACATTTAAAGATGCGATTTCGGAAAACAGAAAGGTACCGTTACAAAGGCTTTATAGACGATCTGAGGCTTTGGCAGGAGAGACCGCGTTAGTGAAGTCAAGAGGAGTGCCTCCGTGTCAAAAGGTACCAGGAACTCCTGACCCAAGGTAGGGAACTACCTCCGGGCGTCTCCTGTTTGCCACATCCACAGAACTTGTCTGAACTAAAAGGATTTTGGGGGTATCTGCTTTATTCAGAGATAGAGCACCTTACATCTTCCACGAATTTAGCTGCTAGTGTCaacatcttttttatttccattttattatagTGTACGAATTATACTTTTTCTTGATCACTATAACTGAATCcttctagttttttcttcttttttgggtGGGAAGTTAACTTGTGAGGATGAAATGGTTGTAATCGTTTTCAACTGCAATTTAGtagatatttttttcaggaaCCAATCCATTCCAAGTTATTTTCTCAATAAATAGGTCGAGATAATTATCAAAACcttcaataatgataattgtctCTTCATAGAATCAAGTCTTTGCACCCGTCCTTACTTGCATAACTACATACAAAGAGTaaagatttatttacagaagTCACGAGTCGCCTAAGGTTCTCGAAGTACTTAAGGACATTAACCTTTCGTAAATTAGTTTTACAAaccttttgttattgttactttatgaaatagataaaatagacAAGACACTTTCAAAGAACTATGGGGAAAATTCTTGTCGGTAAATCATTGACAACCttcaacataaaacaaaagaagaagcatGAAGCTAAAGTGCCCAAGTGGAGGCCATCGACCGACCTTCGTTAATGAGATTCCGTATGGCCCCTGACTGGTCCTGCCTACATTTAGAAACTCCTTAAGTCATCAAGAGGCTCTTTTCCAACTGTATATATTCAGGTTTGGAtgcatttttttacaaaaatgaaaagaaatagacATAATTCCAGGTGCAAcagaaattatattaacaattcaTATTCAAAGGACGATTGGGAAGTCGTCTAATGAAAAGATTTATCTGGTATTCATAATGCTAATAACTACCAAACTCTTGAAAAACTCCTGCATCCCCTTTGTTGGACTCTTAATGGAGTAGCCAACAGacagtgatttttttataaagttgatcTTAATCATAAAACTACAAACTGCAAATACTGAAACCTTCATGATTATTAGACTTAATGATATCAAATCTATATCTACTGTATCACCTCAGTACTTGCTGTTCCCAACTTAACAACAGGACGCAGCTTCATCCTCTGCATgtgattttatcaaaatttcagctcCATGTATTATATCCTCTGTTCTTAATCAAGCAGTAAATTCCACTATTTCAAGTATTCCaactaaatttgaaaaattacagaTTTCTGTGTTCATCTTTATCATTTCTACAAAGAGTAAGCTGGAATGCCTTATCTCCAGATGCCCAGTCTTCTCAAACATATGGTGTGTAGGGTTATGGAAGCAACAAATGTaagttatgaaataatatattttccctgGAGGAGTACATCGCCATTTGATACAAGCATCCCGCTAAGAGATAATGACTTCGATAATTAGATAATATAATTCACGATTAAATTTGAAAATCATATACCCCTCTCGTTATATACGACGACCATAAGCAATTATGTTTTTAAGGCATAACGGCACAGAGAAATGGGAGGGACTAATCCCCTTTGGGGAAAACATGGCGTCATCTCCTTGCAACTTGCAAAGCAATGTACTAACCGCATGATTTTCCAAGGGTAAATAGcagttaaataaattataatcacTAATATGAACATAGAATGGGGtgatttttttaactttgtaatttagacgaaaaaataaatatcatggcCAATGCcaatcattttttcatatatttgaataaaCATTCCACTAATTTAGCAAAAGTTATTACGAAACTGGACCAGTGCATCATCATGATATAATACTATGAGAAAACTTCAAAGTCAATAGTCACATTATTCGAAAAAGTTCTCACATCGTTCATTACTAAAATGTCTCTCTCCCGTTTTGATTCGTAAATTTGCTTCTATTTAAGATATAGAATGAATATTTAGTCTTTGATTAAGTTGTAAAACAATTTTCCATCACTATGTAGACCAGGAACATATTATATAGTATACAATAAAGTTGTACACTCttcttttacatgatttcttCTGTCAAAATTCTTCACTGAATTTAACATACATGAGTAAGCTTTTGTCGTTCTGAATTTGCCTTAATTCATTTCgttgatgaaaaaattaaggaTAGATATGTTTCTACAATCACAAGTTTTCAAGTTGTTCAATGTAGATCTGTAGAACATTGCAGGTATTTCAAAAACCAGTCAAGCAGGCCTAATTTTCATACTAGCCCCACTGGCTTTTGATCTAAGTTGACTCATTACTCTTAGTactgtttgtagttttttttttatcttaaggcgATTTTTATATTGGTGCCATTAGAGGGAACCATAACTATGAGTTTTTTTTCCAGGACGAAAATCATACAATTAGTAGCAATTTCATTTGCGTCGTGCAGTCAGGTTAGTTATGCTTCCTATCGAGCTATCACAGTTCTAACCTGGCAAGTTTTGTATTGGTGTCATTGGGCGCAAccttatttgtaagatttatttttacgacgataatcataaaataaataacaatttcattttccaCGTGCAGTCATGTTAGTTATGTTTCTTTTTGAACTTTCATAATTACTATTGGGATGGATGAACCAGCTGTTTACCGCATAgctttttcaaaaataacaacCAAACTTGTTACAAACACCGTTATGACACATTCGACGTTGATTTTTGCATCTACACCCGACAACCCGGCTAGTGGTTTGTGCAGTTTCCGTTAGAGAACTTTGCTTACCATTGTGACTCTGCATTGATGCATCAACTCTAAAATTGCATTGGAAGTTGTGATATTTTGCAATATTCTGTAGCGCGGCGTTGGGAACCACTAATTTGCTTCATTTGTATGAGCAACATACCATAAGTGGCAAAACATACAATAGTctaatcaaaaatattttacaagttaCTGAATAAGTCTaagacacagaaaaaataaaatatcagcgGAAGTAAAGTTGTAGcgatttcacttttaaaatgtttttcgagtaaagttatgaaaaaacttgAATGGTTAACCAGTAGTAGTTGATAAACAAGTCAGTTCATAATAGACATTGCAATTTTATTACCTCcttttatatattagtgattaGTCACTAAACAATCCAAATGTATCAAGAAGCGATCGAAAACGGGTCCTTGGGAAAAGATATTCACTAATATTATGTAACTAGTGGAAACGAACAGCATCATATCTCGGTTCAGTAAGGTCCATCTACCTCAGTAAAATTGTGATGAAAAGCAAAGCAGCGAGCTCTATGCTGCTAATAGCCTTTGAGTGGTGAACAAAGGTAAATGATGTAGAATCCTTGATCAGCAAAGCTACATTAACATATTTCTTAATGGTTGCTATTATCTGAAACAGTAGGCGTTGATTATCAGTCATCTTCTAGACACTGGCGATCCTTgaaattaattagaaataaaacaacGGTAATAAGGTTTCTTGAAGACATTAGCCGATAGATAGTAAACAGTAAAGTTGCCTTATTAAATGAAACAGTGATCTGTATACCTGcttaaaaatgttaagtaaataagcTTAATTCTTTCAAAACGTTGATTTCTGAATATCCAAATTCagatcagtttctttttaaacagGGAATGGTGACAAATCaccaaataaaaagtaattttttttatttttgatgtcagTATCACTGCCTTCGGAACTAATTTTATCGCATGTGTATCtcattactatataaaaaaagctaAGTATTTGTAGCCTTATCTGAGGGATTACTGTATTCAGTTAAAAAGAATTGTATTTCTCAAGATACTTCGTGTTGCTTTGCTGATGACTCTCTACTAATGACCTGCATAACTGTAAGCAATGGCTGGTGGTGACGTATTCCTGTAGTGCTATGATGATGCTTTTTATTTGGTAGAAATACAATACATCTACGAATAGAACAACATAggccaaaataatataaaaatctaaaaggaAACTTTAAAAGTGCCCCAAAAAATCAGTGTGAAAAGGAAGCGCCAGACATGGGTAAATCGCATGAAAATTCAATAGCTTTTTGAAAATGAAGATCATTTAAGATGATAAAGCTATAAATAACGAAATGTACCGCAAATTTGCAATTTCATCCGTCTACAAATTCCCGAGACGAGGACGATAATGTCGGCGAGAAGACAAACAACGAAAACGGGAGAAagtattttggtttgtttttcctGGTCACTGCAGGAAAAACGGACTGCTGGATATTCGATAACCAGCTggttcctcttcctctcttttcttcaagcgctgtgacagtttttatttttcttgtgaatattGTGTTTGTTAAAGACTTGCCTTATTTACTCTCAGCAAGAATGCATCGAACATTTTATATCTAGGTCAAGAGGATCCAACTCACTCCGGTAAGGATTGCATGGTCTTGTCAGTAATGTTTTGTTTGCGTGTTTATACGTGGCAGTGCTAGTTACCCAAATGAGAGTATGTTGACCTCATTTGAACGTTTTGTGGGTGTTTTGCCGTTATTGATAACAAAATACAAGGAGGTAACGCAGCAGATTGCAATGCAATGTCATGA is from Macrobrachium rosenbergii isolate ZJJX-2024 chromosome 10, ASM4041242v1, whole genome shotgun sequence and encodes:
- the LOC136843009 gene encoding uncharacterized protein, coding for MKWIFVCGFLAVAGYTLADIPAEHPVYNPSGAKFLVGVVRTNVISTASTTTISVAAVTCHNGIPSGTTCSGRKKRLALPELPEVKPGNFEESLDSSADTKEETSAGVSSSDGIQKLVIWKTSTTTLTFTSSSTISGTTLSLSYYCTASGISAPSACG